The following proteins are encoded in a genomic region of Bradyrhizobium sp. SK17:
- a CDS encoding PepSY domain-containing protein, with amino-acid sequence MTRAALRRWFWVHKWSSLVCTLFLLVICVTGLPLVLRDELSDLLDNALPYAKVADDTPNVSLDKLASISRQMYPGEIITSMFSDDDEPKIVVFMAQSWDAVRANIKAMHWIRFDAHTGAVLKQSKPFDQDGMSFLTLMLRLHRDLFAGLSGELFMGLMALLFVAALVSGGVVYSPFMRRLDFGTVRTGRSRRLKWLDLHNLLGVVTLAWMLVVGITGVINELSTPLFGLWLRTDVKAMLAKIQERPIDDVSELSSPQAALDTVKAALPGKVATSMAFPGSPFGTPYHYVVWTKGKEPLTSRLFSPALVNGRTGEFGGEVGMPWYLRALELSRPLHFGDYGGMPLKVIWILLDLVTIVVLVSGLYLWLSRRGSPIAEAEQELMASRVAPLRPEAAE; translated from the coding sequence ATGACTCGAGCGGCGCTGCGGCGATGGTTCTGGGTGCACAAATGGTCGAGCCTGGTGTGCACGCTGTTCCTGCTGGTGATCTGCGTGACCGGCCTGCCGTTGGTGCTGCGTGACGAACTGTCGGACTTGCTCGACAACGCCTTGCCCTATGCCAAGGTCGCCGACGATACGCCGAACGTCAGCCTCGACAAGCTCGCCTCCATCAGCCGGCAGATGTATCCCGGCGAGATCATCACCTCGATGTTCTCCGATGACGATGAGCCGAAGATCGTCGTGTTCATGGCTCAGTCCTGGGACGCGGTCCGGGCAAATATCAAGGCCATGCACTGGATCAGGTTCGATGCGCATACCGGAGCCGTGCTCAAGCAGTCCAAGCCCTTCGATCAGGACGGGATGAGTTTTCTCACGCTGATGCTGCGGCTTCACAGGGACCTGTTCGCTGGCCTGTCCGGCGAACTCTTCATGGGGCTGATGGCGCTGCTGTTCGTCGCCGCGCTGGTGTCAGGGGGCGTGGTCTACAGCCCGTTCATGCGGCGGCTGGATTTCGGTACGGTGCGCACCGGGCGATCGCGGCGTCTCAAATGGCTCGACCTGCACAATCTGCTCGGCGTCGTCACGTTGGCCTGGATGCTGGTGGTCGGTATCACCGGCGTGATCAACGAACTATCGACGCCGCTGTTCGGGCTTTGGCTGCGGACCGACGTCAAAGCCATGCTCGCCAAGATACAGGAACGCCCGATCGATGATGTCTCGGAGTTGAGTTCGCCGCAGGCGGCGCTCGATACCGTCAAGGCCGCGCTTCCCGGGAAGGTCGCCACCAGCATGGCATTCCCGGGTTCGCCGTTCGGCACGCCCTATCATTATGTGGTGTGGACCAAGGGCAAGGAGCCGCTGACGTCGCGGCTGTTCAGCCCCGCGCTGGTCAATGGGCGCACAGGCGAATTCGGCGGCGAGGTCGGGATGCCCTGGTATCTGCGGGCGCTCGAACTGTCGCGGCCGCTGCATTTCGGCGACTATGGCGGCATGCCGCTCAAGGTGATCTGGATCCTGCTCGATCTCGTGACCATCGTCGTGCTGGTCAGCGGATTGTATCTCTGGCTGTCGCGGCGTGGGTCGCCGATCGCGGAAGCCGAACAGGAACTGATGGCAAGTCGCGTGGCGCCGTTGCGGCCGGAAGCTGCGGAATGA
- a CDS encoding L,D-transpeptidase has protein sequence MSMKIAVALAATLGASVLMSQTAEARPEIVGLHADNYTPGTIVVKTNERRLYLILDSGHAMRYPVGVGKSGKQWAGTTRIDGKYRNPAWSPPAEVKRDKPSIPNVIAGGSPHNPMGVAAMTLAGGEYAIHGTNVPGSVGGFVSYGCIRMLNTDITDLYSRVSVGTTVVVTR, from the coding sequence ATGTCGATGAAGATTGCGGTGGCGTTGGCTGCCACCCTCGGAGCGAGCGTGTTGATGTCGCAGACGGCCGAAGCGCGGCCGGAAATCGTGGGACTTCACGCCGACAATTACACGCCGGGCACCATCGTGGTGAAGACCAACGAACGGCGGCTCTATCTCATCCTCGATTCCGGCCACGCGATGCGTTACCCGGTCGGCGTCGGCAAGTCCGGCAAGCAGTGGGCCGGCACCACCCGCATCGACGGCAAGTATCGCAACCCGGCCTGGTCGCCCCCCGCCGAGGTCAAGCGCGACAAGCCCAGCATCCCGAACGTGATCGCCGGCGGCTCGCCGCATAACCCGATGGGCGTCGCGGCGATGACGCTGGCCGGCGGCGAATACGCCATCCACGGCACCAACGTGCCGGGCTCGGTCGGCGGTTTCGTCTCCTACGGCTGCATCCGCATGCTGAACACCGACATCACCGATCTCTATTCGCGCGTCTCGGTCGGCACGACGGTCGTCGTCACCCGCTGA
- the acs gene encoding acetate--CoA ligase, protein MSEKIYDVSADWAKRAYVNDAKYREMYAHSVKDPNGFWGEHGKRIDWIKPYTKVENVSYAPGNISIKWFEDGELNVAWNCIDRHLETRGDQTAIIWEGDDPSESKHITYRELHDEVCKMANILRTRNVGKGDRVTIYLPMIPEAAYAMLACARIGAIHSVVFGGFSPDSLAQRIKDCDSKVVITADEGLRGGKKVPLKANVDAAIAKTGGVDWVVVVKRTGGKIEMNPTRDLWYHEAAEMVTSECPCEPMNAEDPLFILYTSGSTGTPKGVLHTSGGYLVFASMTHQYVFDYHDGDIYWCTADVGWVTGHSYILYGPLANGATTLMFEGVPNYPDNSRFWNVVDKHKVNIFYTAPTAIRALMQGGDEPVKKTSRKSLRLLGSVGEPINPEAWEWYYRVVGDDRCPIVDTWWQTETGGILITPLPGATKLKPGSATRPFFGVVPEIVDADGKTLDGETSGNLCLTKSWPGQMRTVYGDHARFEQTYFSTYKNKYFTGDGCRRDADGYYWITGRVDDVINVSGHRMGTAEVESSLVAHEAVSEAAVVGYPHDIKGQGIYAYVTLMKGTEPTEALRKELVAWVRKDIGPIASPDLIQFAPGLPKTRSGKIMRRILRKIAEDEPSSLGDTSTLADPAVVDDLVQNRQNKK, encoded by the coding sequence ATGTCCGAGAAGATCTATGACGTGTCGGCCGACTGGGCCAAGCGTGCTTACGTCAACGACGCAAAATATCGCGAGATGTACGCGCACTCGGTCAAGGACCCCAACGGTTTCTGGGGCGAGCACGGCAAGCGGATCGACTGGATCAAGCCCTACACCAAGGTCGAGAACGTCTCCTACGCGCCCGGCAACATCTCGATCAAATGGTTCGAGGACGGCGAGCTGAACGTCGCCTGGAACTGCATCGACCGCCATCTGGAGACGCGCGGCGACCAGACCGCGATCATCTGGGAGGGCGACGACCCTTCCGAATCCAAGCACATCACCTACCGCGAGCTGCATGACGAAGTCTGCAAGATGGCCAACATCCTGCGCACCCGAAACGTCGGCAAGGGCGATCGCGTCACGATCTATCTACCGATGATTCCGGAAGCGGCCTACGCGATGCTGGCCTGTGCGCGGATCGGCGCGATCCACTCGGTGGTGTTCGGCGGCTTCTCGCCGGACAGCCTCGCCCAGCGCATCAAGGACTGCGATTCCAAGGTGGTGATAACGGCCGACGAAGGCCTGCGCGGCGGCAAGAAGGTGCCGCTGAAGGCCAATGTCGATGCGGCGATCGCCAAGACCGGCGGCGTCGACTGGGTCGTCGTGGTGAAGCGCACCGGCGGCAAGATCGAGATGAACCCGACGCGCGACCTCTGGTACCACGAGGCCGCCGAAATGGTGACGTCGGAGTGCCCGTGCGAGCCGATGAATGCGGAGGATCCGCTGTTCATCCTCTACACCTCGGGCTCGACCGGCACCCCGAAGGGCGTGCTGCACACCTCGGGCGGCTATCTGGTGTTCGCGTCGATGACGCACCAATACGTGTTCGACTATCATGACGGCGACATCTACTGGTGCACCGCCGACGTCGGCTGGGTCACCGGCCACAGCTACATCCTCTATGGACCGCTCGCCAACGGCGCGACCACGCTGATGTTCGAGGGCGTGCCGAACTACCCGGACAATTCGCGGTTCTGGAACGTGGTCGACAAGCACAAGGTCAACATCTTCTACACCGCGCCGACCGCGATCCGCGCGCTGATGCAGGGCGGCGACGAGCCGGTGAAGAAGACCTCGCGCAAATCGCTGCGCCTGCTCGGCTCGGTCGGCGAGCCGATCAATCCGGAAGCCTGGGAGTGGTACTACCGCGTGGTCGGCGACGACCGCTGCCCGATCGTCGACACCTGGTGGCAGACCGAGACCGGCGGCATCCTGATCACGCCGCTGCCGGGCGCGACCAAGCTGAAGCCGGGATCGGCGACGCGGCCGTTCTTCGGCGTGGTGCCCGAGATCGTCGACGCCGACGGCAAGACGCTGGACGGCGAGACCTCGGGCAATCTGTGCCTGACCAAATCCTGGCCGGGGCAGATGCGCACGGTCTATGGCGATCATGCGCGGTTCGAGCAGACCTATTTCTCGACCTACAAGAACAAGTACTTCACCGGCGACGGCTGCCGGCGCGATGCCGACGGCTATTACTGGATCACCGGCCGCGTCGACGACGTCATCAACGTCTCCGGCCATCGCATGGGCACCGCCGAGGTCGAGAGCTCGCTGGTCGCGCATGAGGCGGTGTCGGAAGCCGCCGTCGTCGGCTACCCGCACGACATCAAGGGCCAGGGCATCTACGCCTATGTCACGCTGATGAAGGGCACCGAGCCGACCGAGGCGCTGCGCAAGGAGCTGGTCGCCTGGGTCCGCAAGGACATCGGCCCGATCGCCTCGCCGGATCTCATTCAATTCGCGCCCGGCCTGCCGAAGACCCGCTCCGGCAAGATCATGCGCCGCATCCTGCGCAAGATCGCCGAGGACGAGCCCTCCAGCCTCGGCGACACCTCGACGCTCGCCGATCCGGCCGTGGTCGATGACCTCGTGCAGAACCGGCAGAACAAGAAGTAA
- a CDS encoding DUF2059 domain-containing protein — MRHRLLRVTGLLVVVMSLSAPLATAQTAAPAPSAEALAAAKELVTTMHLVDQFKALMPAILQSLKPAIVQGRSGVDRDFDSLTPVILDSFQARYSELSDAMAVVYANNFTADDLRNLITFYKSPLGQKMLEKTPALTKQSLVAGQRFGASVAADLRQKIIEELRKKGHDL, encoded by the coding sequence ATGCGCCATCGCCTGCTCCGGGTCACTGGTCTCTTGGTCGTAGTGATGTCGCTTTCGGCGCCGCTCGCCACGGCGCAGACGGCGGCACCCGCGCCCTCTGCCGAGGCGCTCGCCGCGGCCAAGGAATTGGTGACCACCATGCATCTTGTCGACCAGTTCAAGGCGCTGATGCCGGCGATCCTGCAGAGCCTCAAGCCTGCGATCGTCCAGGGGCGCAGCGGGGTCGACCGCGATTTCGATTCCCTGACGCCGGTCATACTCGACAGCTTCCAGGCGCGGTACAGTGAATTGTCGGACGCCATGGCAGTCGTCTATGCCAACAACTTCACGGCTGACGATCTGCGCAACTTGATCACCTTCTACAAAAGCCCGCTCGGCCAGAAAATGCTCGAAAAGACACCGGCCTTGACCAAGCAGTCGCTCGTCGCGGGCCAGCGGTTTGGCGCATCAGTCGCCGCAGACCTGCGGCAGAAGATCATCGAGGAACTGCGCAAGAAGGGTCACGACCTCTGA
- a CDS encoding DNA topoisomerase IB, which yields MMDQQNIAAVRPMSADPAVALAKALGQWPKRPQPKLSPRAKLKFEAPVAIKTSVEDLARDLGLRLGDQNELTIRRIKRGKTYSFVRANGSRVRDARTIRRLHAMAMPPAYRQVRYSTDPNTHLQAVGLDAAGRLQYRYHADWEKVREQRKAHRLGKLVAALPKIRRKVSAFLSGDEPTREFALSAVIELIARTAIRPGNESYARLNGTRGATTLLKSNVTLEDDSLVLTFKAKGGKAVRKECDAAKLVRAIGILRGVPGKRMFQYYDRSGVVRAASTTAVNAFLRELAGIKISLKDFRTLMASAVVVESLSRITPAASQRGRKRQVLDAIRAAADQLSNTPAICRKSYVHDTIVTAFEDGILERFAATMGGYRTQSKREQLLAQVVMAAGA from the coding sequence ATGATGGATCAGCAGAACATCGCGGCTGTGCGGCCCATGTCCGCCGATCCCGCTGTCGCCCTGGCGAAGGCGCTGGGCCAATGGCCCAAGCGGCCGCAGCCAAAGTTATCGCCGCGGGCGAAGCTCAAATTTGAAGCGCCTGTCGCCATCAAGACCTCGGTCGAGGATCTGGCGCGCGACCTGGGCCTTCGGCTCGGCGATCAGAACGAGCTGACCATCCGGCGCATCAAGCGCGGCAAGACCTATTCATTCGTTCGCGCCAATGGCTCGCGCGTCCGCGATGCCCGTACCATCCGCCGGCTGCACGCGATGGCGATGCCGCCGGCCTATCGCCAGGTCCGTTACTCCACCGATCCGAACACGCATCTCCAGGCGGTGGGGCTCGATGCGGCCGGCCGGTTGCAATACCGCTACCACGCCGACTGGGAAAAGGTCCGCGAGCAGCGCAAGGCACATCGCCTGGGCAAGCTGGTCGCCGCGCTGCCGAAGATCCGGCGCAAGGTCTCGGCGTTCCTGTCCGGCGACGAGCCGACCCGCGAGTTCGCGCTGTCGGCGGTGATCGAGCTGATCGCGCGCACCGCGATCCGGCCCGGCAATGAATCCTATGCGCGCCTCAACGGCACCCGCGGTGCCACCACGCTGCTGAAGTCCAACGTCACGCTGGAAGACGATTCGCTGGTGCTGACCTTCAAGGCCAAGGGCGGCAAGGCCGTGCGCAAGGAATGCGACGCGGCCAAGCTGGTGCGCGCGATCGGCATCCTGCGCGGCGTCCCGGGCAAGCGCATGTTCCAGTATTACGATCGCTCCGGCGTCGTGCGCGCCGCCTCAACGACGGCGGTCAACGCGTTCCTGCGCGAGCTCGCCGGCATCAAGATTTCGCTGAAGGACTTCCGCACTCTGATGGCGTCGGCCGTCGTCGTGGAATCGCTGTCGCGGATCACCCCGGCCGCCAGCCAGCGCGGCCGCAAGCGCCAGGTGCTGGACGCGATCCGCGCCGCCGCCGACCAGCTCTCCAACACGCCGGCGATCTGCCGCAAGAGCTATGTCCACGACACCATCGTGACCGCGTTCGAAGACGGCATCCTCGAACGCTTCGCCGCAACGATGGGCGGCTACCGCACCCAGAGCAAGCGCGAGCAGCTACTGGCGCAGGTGGTGATGGCGGCGGGGGCTTAG